CCGTGCCGCATGATGATTCATGCGCGCTGGATGCCATCACCTATCCGCCCGTCGGGATGACCGAAACGTTGCTGCCACGGGCGGGAGAGGCGTTGTCCCACAAGGTCAGACAAAGGCAAAGTGGATCGCTGAGCGGTTGACGGTTGAACAACGTGAAAAAGCCGGTACAGTGTCGAAAACTGACACGAAGACAATGGAGCAGATGCGTGCTAACCACCTCATTGACACCGGATGAAATCGGTACGCTTCGTCTTGCTCCAATCTTTCGGAGCCTGGCCGAGGAAACGCTGGATGAGTTGCTTCTGTCCGCGCGGCCACGCCAATATGCCCGTGGCAAGACTCTGTTTGTCCAGAATGAACCAGCTGATTGCTTCTATGTGGTGCTGGAAGGCTGGGTCAAGATTTTCCGCATCAATCCCAATGGCGAAGAAGCCGTGATCGGTGTGTTCACCCGCGGCCAGAGCTTCGCTGAAGCGGCAGCCTTTACCGGGGGGGAATTTCCTGCGACGGGTGAGACGGTGACGGATTGCCGGTTGTTGCGACTGGAATCCGCGCGCTTGATCGCCACAATCAAGAAAAATCCCGAAATGGGTTTGGCCATGCTGGCCTCCACCTCCCAGCACTTGCATATGCTGATTCAACAGATCGAGCAGTTGAAGGCCCAAACCGGCGTGCAGCGGGTGGCCGAGTTCCTGCTTGACCAGACATCTTCCCGCGTAGGCAGCTGCATGGTGCAGCTACCCTATGACAAGGCCCTGATTGCAGGGCGTCTGGGCATCAAGCCTGAGAGCCTCTCTCGAGCCTTCAAGCGCCTGCGCGAGCATGGGGTCGACATTCAGCAGAATCACGCGGTGATAGACGAGCTGCGCGCATTGCAAAAGCTGATTGACAAGGACTGAGGGATCACGCACCCGGTTTGACCATTCGACCCATCGATGCCGCTTGCCCCACTTATCAACAAGTGCGCGAAACATATGGGAAATTGTTTCATAACGGCCATCTGCAACAGTCGATAATGTCCAAAAATATTGTAGCTGAGAAAGTGACAGTTGCACAATAAGTTGGCATTTTTTGAAACAAGTACGTATTTTACCTATTTTGAATTGCTGCAATAAAGGGCAGCGCGACTTAACATATATCAAGAGTCGTACCGCCCACTCCCCTAACATTACACTGCTGTAATGTTCCCTTTTCGCATTTTCCTGACCAATCAAAAGGTGAATTTGGGGACGATCGCATCGTTTTGCGGGCCCTTTTCCTGAGGCGCGCAGGCGATAAACGGGGAAGGACCATACGATGCCAATGAGTTGGTTCCGTGTAGGCTGCAGCGGGTTGAAGATGGCGGGGATTGCTGTTTCCGTGTCACTTCTGTTTGCTGTCACCTCGGGCTATGCCCAGGACAACAAGTCCGCGGCCACCGCGGCCGTGGGCAAAAGCGAAATGAAGGCGGAGGAGCCAGCTCCTCGTCCAACGCCGACTTTCGAAGTGCTCTCCAAGGAAAGCGCTGTTTGCGTTTCCTGTCACATGAAGGAAAATCCCGCTCTTTACCAACAGTGGGGTGAATCCAAGCATTATGGCGCCAATGTTGGTTGCTATGAATGTCACAAAGCCGAACCGGGCGATGCAGATGCTGTGCGCCACAAGGACTTCCTGATCTCCACCATCGTGTCTCCCAAAGACTGCTCGACCTGCCACGCGCGCGAGGTTGAGGAGTTTGACAAGTCGCACCATGCGACCGGTGGCCTGATCATCGGATCCCTCGACAACTTCCTTGCCGAAGTGGTTGAAGGCTCTATCCATGGCAACATGGCCATTCGCGGTGAATCTGCCGCTGCCGTTCAGGGCTGCTGGCAATGTCACGGCTCTCCGGTCAAGGTTCTGCCTGATGGCAA
This genomic stretch from Cohaesibacter intestini harbors:
- a CDS encoding Crp/Fnr family transcriptional regulator; translation: MLTTSLTPDEIGTLRLAPIFRSLAEETLDELLLSARPRQYARGKTLFVQNEPADCFYVVLEGWVKIFRINPNGEEAVIGVFTRGQSFAEAAAFTGGEFPATGETVTDCRLLRLESARLIATIKKNPEMGLAMLASTSQHLHMLIQQIEQLKAQTGVQRVAEFLLDQTSSRVGSCMVQLPYDKALIAGRLGIKPESLSRAFKRLREHGVDIQQNHAVIDELRALQKLIDKD